The Candidatus Nanopelagicales bacterium genomic interval CTCGGCCAACGACTCAGCAAAATCGATCTCACCGGCCATCGCTCGCTCAGTGACCTCGGCCACCTGATCGGCACACCCAGCATGAGCGGCAATGAGTTCAATGACCTCGTCCTGAATCAAGGTTGAGTCGACGTCCATCACCACCAGTCGAGCGCCCCGTCGCGCCAAGCCTGGTTGCTGCACCGACAGATCGACGCCCACGTCGACCGCGACCGAGGTCAGATTCACTCGCAGTCGAGCCAGGTCCGCGCCAGAGACTTCGAGTTCAATTGCGGTCACCGGTCGGCAGGCAACTCGCACGATGCGATCAATGTTGCCGCCAGTCTCGGCGACAGCAGCCGCAATCGCGGCCAGTTCGCCAGGGTCGAGTGGATTTCCAATGACGGTGACGATGAGTCGTCCACGGCGCCGGTCGTCTTGTTCTGCGGCACCGGACTGGATCTCGCAGTGCAAGTTCAACTCGGTCGCTGCCGCGCAGACGGCATCTTTGGCGAGCTGACATTGCTCCTCAGAGGCCCCTTCCGTTGACAACAGGAGGCTGAGCACCAGCTGGCCGCGAACCACGATCTGCTCGATGTCGACCACCGGGAAGGCGGCCGTCGACAGCGCAGCGAGCAAACGAGTAGTCACACCCGGACGGTCGGGGCCGGTCACGGTGACTAGGAGTGTCTGCGACATTGGCTAGACGCTATCGCGCGCTGCAGGTGGCAGCCAGGCAATACCGGGCGGTTCGG includes:
- the serB gene encoding phosphoserine phosphatase SerB, with the protein product MSQTLLVTVTGPDRPGVTTRLLAALSTAAFPVVDIEQIVVRGQLVLSLLLSTEGASEEQCQLAKDAVCAAATELNLHCEIQSGAAEQDDRRRGRLIVTVIGNPLDPGELAAIAAAVAETGGNIDRIVRVACRPVTAIELEVSGADLARLRVNLTSVAVDVGVDLSVQQPGLARRGARLVVMDVDSTLIQDEVIELIAAHAGCADQVAEVTERAMAGEIDFAESLAERVALLKGVPESALTQVGQQVRLTPGARTLCRTLNNLGYQIALVSGGFHEVVDPIAHELGIDHVRANRLEIVDGLLTGRTIGPVVDRAGKAAALDEFAAVHGVSLERTVAIGDGANDLDMLARAGLGIAFNAKPVVRAQADVAVNVPYLDTVLFLLGIPREEIELADAASPS